From the Gaiellales bacterium genome, one window contains:
- a CDS encoding peptidoglycan recognition family protein, translating into MRRVVLSGLIVVATMAGAAAGCGVAASAGDGSSAASSTAKPPPTSTGLTDTVPATTSAPPPPPAPSPRRPAITRDPIHYGRARLAEMSAYARRHYGISSHRLRPHVIVLHFTDSGPGSYPGVHALFDANRPNGGELPGVCAHFVVDQDGTIYQQVRLTVMCRHAIGLNDRAIGIEMIQQQGVSSHWADQQILHRRPQIRSVLHLVRWLQARYGIAVRNVIGHAMANDSPFFHDHEGWRNDHTDWQRADVLALRRRL; encoded by the coding sequence GTGCGGCGCGTCGTGCTGAGCGGGCTGATCGTTGTGGCGACCATGGCCGGTGCGGCCGCGGGCTGCGGCGTCGCAGCGAGCGCCGGTGACGGATCGTCGGCGGCCTCGAGCACGGCCAAGCCGCCGCCCACCTCGACCGGCCTCACCGACACCGTGCCGGCCACCACGTCGGCTCCGCCTCCGCCCCCGGCGCCGTCGCCGCGGCGGCCGGCGATCACCCGCGATCCGATCCACTACGGCCGTGCGCGGCTGGCCGAGATGTCGGCCTACGCTCGCCGCCACTACGGAATCTCCAGCCACCGGCTGCGGCCGCACGTGATCGTGCTCCACTTCACCGACTCGGGGCCCGGCTCGTACCCGGGCGTCCACGCGCTGTTCGATGCGAACAGGCCCAACGGCGGCGAGCTGCCCGGCGTCTGCGCGCACTTCGTCGTCGACCAGGACGGGACGATCTACCAGCAGGTGCGGCTGACCGTCATGTGCCGCCACGCGATCGGGCTCAACGACCGCGCGATCGGCATCGAGATGATCCAGCAGCAGGGCGTCTCGTCGCACTGGGCCGACCAGCAGATCCTCCACCGCCGGCCGCAGATCCGCAGCGTCCTGCACCTCGTCCGCTGGCTGCAGGCCCGTTACGGGATCGCGGTGCGCAACGTGATCGGACACGCCATGGCGAACGACTCGCCCTTCTTCCACGACCACGAGGGGTGGCGCAACGACCATACGGACTGGCAGCGCGCGGACGTCCTGGCGCTCCGCCGGCGCCTGTGA
- a CDS encoding MFS transporter, with product MSNEHSHKWLALVLLCAVQFMVVLDVSIVNVALPTIRKALDFSDANLQWVVSAYTLTFGGFLMLGGRVADLLGRKRLFMGGLVLFSGASLACGLSQSDTQLIAFRAIQGLGAAIISPASLSILTTTFQEGEERNKALGIWGAIAGMGGAVGVLLGGILTDQVSWEWIFFLNVPIGLLVILAGQRVLGESRVEMANRSFDVLGAITVTGGLTALVYGLVSTDSHSWTSSLVVGSLAASVVLLAAFVAIELRAAAPLLPFSIFRLRSLTGGNIVGFLLGASIFSMFFLLSLYMQQVLGYSALKAGLAYLLIAGTIIVAAGASQALVTKIGVRTVLLAGMVLTTAGLLWFSQVSVGGSYQADLLPGFILAGLGLGFSFVPVQIASLVGVGHDEAGVASGLINTSQQVGGALGVAILSTITFTRVNDYVGSHPGNPATVFPHALVDGFNVAFLAGAALAVVGLVATLLFVPRGVASELAVEAVAEPEPA from the coding sequence ATGAGCAACGAACATTCACACAAATGGCTGGCGCTCGTCCTGCTGTGCGCCGTCCAGTTCATGGTGGTGCTCGACGTCTCGATCGTCAACGTGGCACTGCCGACAATCCGGAAGGCCCTGGACTTCTCGGACGCGAACCTGCAGTGGGTGGTCAGCGCCTACACCCTGACCTTCGGCGGCTTCCTGATGCTCGGCGGCCGCGTGGCCGACCTGCTCGGGCGCAAACGCCTGTTCATGGGCGGCCTCGTCCTGTTCTCGGGCGCATCGCTGGCCTGCGGCCTCTCGCAGTCCGACACGCAGCTGATCGCGTTTCGGGCCATCCAGGGCCTCGGCGCGGCGATCATCTCACCCGCGTCGCTCTCGATCCTCACCACCACGTTCCAGGAGGGTGAGGAGCGGAACAAGGCGCTCGGCATCTGGGGCGCGATCGCCGGCATGGGCGGCGCGGTCGGCGTGCTGCTCGGCGGCATCCTCACCGACCAGGTGAGCTGGGAGTGGATCTTCTTCCTCAACGTGCCGATCGGCCTGCTCGTAATCCTCGCGGGACAGCGGGTGCTGGGCGAGAGCCGCGTCGAGATGGCGAACCGGAGCTTCGACGTGCTGGGCGCGATCACGGTGACCGGCGGGCTGACGGCGCTGGTGTACGGGCTGGTGTCGACCGACTCGCACAGCTGGACGTCCTCGCTCGTGGTCGGCTCGCTTGCCGCGTCGGTGGTGCTGCTCGCCGCGTTCGTGGCCATCGAGCTGCGCGCGGCCGCGCCGCTGCTGCCGTTCTCGATCTTCCGGCTGCGCTCGCTGACCGGAGGCAACATCGTCGGGTTCCTGCTGGGCGCGTCGATCTTCTCGATGTTCTTCCTGCTGTCGCTCTACATGCAGCAGGTGCTCGGGTACTCGGCCCTGAAGGCGGGCCTCGCGTACCTGCTGATCGCGGGCACGATCATCGTGGCCGCGGGCGCCTCGCAGGCGCTCGTGACGAAGATCGGCGTGCGCACCGTCCTGCTGGCCGGGATGGTGCTGACGACCGCAGGCCTGCTCTGGTTCTCCCAGGTCTCGGTCGGCGGCTCCTACCAGGCGGATCTCCTGCCCGGCTTCATCCTCGCGGGGCTGGGGCTCGGTTTCTCGTTCGTCCCGGTGCAGATCGCGTCGCTGGTCGGCGTCGGTCACGACGAGGCGGGCGTGGCATCGGGCCTGATCAACACCTCGCAGCAGGTGGGCGGCGCGCTCGGCGTCGCAATCCTCTCGACGATCACGTTCACTCGCGTGAACGACTACGTCGGGTCGCATCCCGGAAATCCGGCGACCGTCTTCCCGCATGCGCTGGTCGACGGGTTCAACGTGGCGTTCCTCGCGGGCGCGGCGCTCGCGGTCGTCGGGCTGGTCGCAACGCTGCTGTTCGTCCCTCGCGGCGTCGCGTCAGAGCTGGCGGTCGAAGCAGTCGCGGAGCCGGAGCCGGCCTGA
- a CDS encoding thioredoxin family protein, whose protein sequence is MIAAASDFALPDTDGREHRLSELVGDGPVVVVFTCNHCPYALAWHRRLVDVARDYQPRGVRMVFVNPNDGERYPADSLQAMRERVAGEDWPGPYLHDESQEVAREFGAQVTPDVFVVDREMRVRYRGAPDEDHDDPAANAVWLREAIDEVLSGVELRRPETEPVGCSIKWKP, encoded by the coding sequence ATGATCGCGGCCGCGAGCGACTTCGCGCTGCCCGACACGGACGGTCGCGAGCACCGGCTGTCCGAGCTCGTCGGCGACGGGCCGGTCGTCGTCGTCTTCACCTGCAACCACTGCCCCTACGCGCTCGCGTGGCACCGCCGCCTGGTGGACGTGGCCCGGGACTACCAGCCGCGCGGCGTCCGGATGGTGTTCGTCAACCCCAACGACGGCGAGCGCTACCCCGCTGACTCGCTCCAGGCCATGCGCGAGCGGGTCGCCGGTGAGGACTGGCCCGGGCCGTATCTCCACGACGAGAGCCAGGAAGTGGCCCGCGAGTTCGGCGCCCAGGTCACGCCCGACGTGTTCGTCGTCGACCGCGAGATGCGCGTCCGCTACCGCGGCGCGCCGGATGAGGATCATGACGATCCGGCCGCGAACGCCGTGTGGCTGCGGGAGGCCATCGACGAGGTGCTCTCCGGCGTCGAGCTGCGGCGCCCAGAGACCGAGCCGGTCGGATGCAGCATCAAGTGGAAGCCGTGA
- a CDS encoding phosphatase PAP2 family protein, which yields MILANPAYRPVALSRRILPRGWAHLAIQLALFAVLDLVYETTRMLAVGDRGVAIGHAHDIVSAERTLGIFHELSVQHFAARHDLVQSIANWMYFNCQFTISFGFLLWVYLRRNDAYPIVRNVFLAANAIGLVCYALYPAAPPRMLGGLGFVDTLNQTSVNHNSGLIASLANPYAAMPSLHTAYALTVGVSAVLLVRNPVLRVAWAFYPALVVFSIVATANHFFLDAAGGASVAAVAALSVVAARRRSRRIAAALVALPVASFLAYRFAGEARDTVSTLAAVAIGALLLSLAANLLSVWLKAAVWRRTLTALPDAPRLTTRDLLPSVFIGFLFNTVLVARLGEVAKVAVLRRRLRRDGSEVGLPTITGTLVAEQLVLGAALVAVGAVLALTIVELPAWAVTTLIVLGAVTGGAVVAGLLARRASIELPPRLARLAGPARELAAGGMHIARRPRQLGAALALGAGSWAAQIAGIYWTLDAVGLTHSLAAASAVFLVSTLVGLFPVMPGNVGVFQLAVAGVLATSFGVSAEAGAAFAVVLQASEVALGAGIGALYLVAEGLSFADLRRQAAPVSTLPARDADEPRLAYAA from the coding sequence ATGATCCTCGCGAACCCCGCATACCGCCCCGTCGCGCTCTCCCGGCGCATCCTGCCACGGGGCTGGGCGCACCTGGCCATCCAGCTCGCGCTGTTCGCGGTGCTCGACCTGGTCTACGAGACGACCCGCATGCTGGCGGTCGGCGACCGCGGCGTCGCGATCGGCCACGCGCACGACATCGTCTCGGCGGAGCGGACGCTCGGCATCTTCCACGAGCTGTCCGTCCAGCACTTCGCCGCGCGGCACGATCTCGTCCAGTCGATCGCGAACTGGATGTACTTCAACTGCCAGTTCACGATCAGCTTCGGATTCCTGCTCTGGGTGTACCTGCGGCGGAACGACGCCTACCCGATCGTCCGCAACGTGTTCCTCGCAGCGAACGCGATCGGGCTCGTCTGCTACGCGCTGTATCCCGCGGCGCCCCCGCGCATGCTCGGCGGCCTCGGCTTCGTCGACACGCTGAACCAGACCAGCGTGAATCACAACTCCGGCCTGATCGCCTCGCTCGCGAACCCGTACGCGGCGATGCCCAGCCTGCACACGGCATACGCGCTCACCGTCGGCGTCTCCGCGGTGCTGCTCGTCCGCAACCCGGTCCTGCGCGTCGCCTGGGCGTTCTACCCGGCGCTGGTCGTGTTCTCGATCGTCGCCACCGCAAACCACTTCTTCCTCGACGCGGCCGGCGGCGCCTCAGTGGCGGCAGTTGCCGCTCTCTCGGTCGTCGCCGCCCGCCGGCGCAGCCGCCGCATCGCGGCTGCGCTGGTCGCGCTGCCGGTCGCGTCGTTTCTGGCCTACCGCTTTGCCGGGGAGGCGCGCGACACGGTCTCGACGCTGGCCGCCGTCGCCATCGGCGCGCTGCTCCTGTCGCTCGCGGCAAACCTGCTCTCCGTGTGGCTGAAGGCGGCGGTCTGGCGGCGCACCCTCACGGCGCTTCCCGACGCGCCCCGCCTGACCACGCGCGACCTGCTGCCGAGCGTGTTCATCGGCTTCCTCTTCAACACCGTGCTCGTCGCCCGCCTGGGTGAGGTGGCCAAGGTCGCCGTGCTCCGCCGCCGGCTCCGCCGTGACGGCTCGGAGGTGGGACTGCCCACGATCACCGGCACGCTCGTGGCCGAGCAGCTCGTGCTGGGTGCCGCTCTGGTCGCCGTGGGCGCCGTGCTCGCCCTCACCATCGTCGAGCTGCCCGCGTGGGCCGTGACCACCTTGATCGTCCTCGGTGCGGTGACCGGCGGCGCCGTCGTCGCCGGGCTGCTTGCCAGGCGCGCAAGCATCGAGCTCCCTCCCCGGCTGGCGCGCCTGGCCGGCCCGGCCCGTGAGCTGGCTGCGGGCGGCATGCACATCGCCCGCCGCCCGCGGCAGCTCGGAGCCGCCCTCGCGCTCGGCGCCGGCTCGTGGGCTGCGCAGATCGCCGGGATCTACTGGACGCTCGACGCCGTCGGCCTCACGCACAGCCTGGCCGCCGCGTCCGCCGTCTTCCTCGTGTCCACGCTCGTCGGCCTGTTCCCCGTGATGCCGGGCAACGTCGGCGTGTTCCAGCTGGCCGTCGCCGGGGTGCTCGCCACGTCGTTCGGCGTGTCGGCCGAGGCCGGCGCAGCGTTCGCCGTCGTGCTGCAGGCGAGTGAGGTTGCGCTCGGCGCCGGCATCGGCGCGCTGTACCTTGTCGCCGAGGGGCTGTCGTTCGCCGACCTGCGCCGCCAGGCCGCGCCGGTCAGCACGCTCCCCGCGCGCGATGCGGACGAGCCGCGTCTCGCCTACGCTGCCTGA
- a CDS encoding TetR/AcrR family transcriptional regulator, which produces MSDLTTSEELRRPPGRPRNEDADRHIIAAALRLLAEQGYDRTSMEAVAAEADVTRATVYRRWPSKPELVCAALSAYPDDAYAAEPEDVRGFLVNMLSAFRDGVQACDGVAICSSLYLNRHEHPEMLEEFRRTIVEPRMERMASVLEAAIASGGVREGIDVEMVVCMLFGAGIQRMLTGHSLPCEWPERAVDAVWPLLSPGP; this is translated from the coding sequence ATGTCTGATCTGACAACCTCCGAAGAGCTGCGGCGCCCGCCCGGTCGACCGCGAAACGAGGACGCGGACCGGCACATCATCGCGGCCGCGCTGCGCCTGCTTGCCGAGCAGGGGTACGACCGCACGTCGATGGAGGCCGTGGCCGCGGAGGCGGACGTGACCCGGGCGACGGTGTACCGGCGCTGGCCATCCAAGCCGGAGCTGGTCTGCGCCGCGCTCTCGGCGTATCCGGACGACGCCTACGCGGCCGAGCCGGAGGACGTGCGCGGCTTCCTGGTGAACATGCTGTCCGCGTTCCGGGACGGCGTCCAGGCCTGCGACGGCGTTGCGATCTGCAGCTCGCTCTACCTGAACCGGCACGAGCATCCCGAGATGCTCGAGGAGTTCCGCCGGACGATCGTCGAGCCGCGCATGGAGCGGATGGCGTCCGTGCTGGAGGCGGCGATCGCGTCCGGGGGCGTGCGTGAGGGCATCGACGTCGAGATGGTGGTGTGCATGCTGTTCGGCGCCGGCATCCAGCGGATGCTGACCGGCCACAGCCTGCCCTGCGAATGGCCCGAGCGGGCCGTCGACGCGGTCTGGCCGCTGCTGTCGCCCGGCCCCTGA
- the glpK gene encoding glycerol kinase GlpK, translated as MILAIDQGTTGTTCLVVEGGAVRGRGHRPVEQIYPQPGWVEHDPLQLWATVTGAAEQAVADAGIAAHQLEAIGITNQRETTLLWDRATGRPVANAIVWQDRRTAEACAALPAALLRERTGLVPDPYFSATKLAWLLREHGGPTSGLAFGTVDTWLIWQLTGGSVHVTEPTNASRTLLCSLHTLDWDPELLDLFGVPDTLLPEIRPSSGPFAEAELLGARLPVLGVAGDQQAALFGQGCLEPGQAKVTYGTGSFLLVNDGPRRDEPPHGLVRTAAAQPGITALEGSVFVAGAAVQWLRDGLGLLADASESERLAASLDGNDGVYFVPALVGLGSPYWDANARGLITGITRGTGRAQLVRAALEAIAYQVRDVVEAVPGGVSALRADGGAAANGWLMQFQADLLGMPVEVAAEREMTALGAAALAAGAPPRRRPGRVYEPRMPRDQADALYGGWLAAVQRART; from the coding sequence GTGATCCTCGCGATCGACCAGGGGACGACGGGCACCACCTGCCTGGTGGTCGAGGGCGGCGCCGTGCGCGGCCGCGGCCACCGGCCGGTCGAGCAGATCTATCCGCAGCCGGGCTGGGTCGAGCACGACCCCCTCCAGCTCTGGGCGACGGTCACCGGCGCCGCCGAGCAGGCCGTCGCCGACGCGGGTATCGCCGCCCACCAGCTCGAGGCCATCGGCATCACGAACCAGCGCGAGACGACGCTGCTGTGGGACCGGGCGACCGGCCGACCTGTCGCCAATGCGATCGTATGGCAGGACAGGCGCACGGCCGAGGCGTGCGCGGCGCTGCCCGCCGCCCTTCTGCGCGAGCGCACCGGGCTGGTGCCCGACCCGTACTTCTCGGCCACCAAGCTGGCGTGGCTGCTGCGCGAGCACGGCGGCCCAACGTCTGGCCTTGCCTTCGGCACGGTGGATACGTGGCTGATCTGGCAGCTGACCGGCGGCAGCGTGCACGTCACCGAGCCGACGAACGCCTCGCGGACGCTGCTCTGCTCGCTGCACACGCTGGACTGGGACCCCGAGCTGCTCGACCTGTTCGGCGTCCCGGACACGCTGCTCCCCGAGATCAGGCCGTCCAGCGGGCCGTTCGCGGAGGCCGAGCTGCTCGGTGCCCGGCTTCCCGTGCTCGGCGTGGCGGGCGACCAGCAGGCGGCGCTGTTCGGCCAGGGGTGCCTGGAGCCCGGTCAGGCGAAGGTCACCTACGGCACGGGCAGCTTCCTGCTCGTCAACGATGGGCCGCGGCGTGACGAACCGCCGCACGGGCTCGTCCGCACGGCCGCGGCGCAGCCCGGCATCACGGCGCTCGAGGGCTCGGTGTTCGTCGCCGGCGCGGCCGTCCAGTGGCTGCGCGACGGCCTGGGGCTGCTCGCCGACGCGAGCGAGAGCGAGCGGCTGGCGGCGTCGCTGGACGGCAACGACGGGGTCTACTTCGTCCCCGCCCTGGTCGGGCTCGGCTCGCCCTACTGGGACGCGAATGCGCGCGGGCTGATCACGGGGATCACCCGCGGCACCGGCCGGGCGCAGCTCGTCCGTGCTGCGCTGGAGGCCATCGCGTACCAGGTCCGGGACGTCGTCGAGGCCGTGCCCGGCGGCGTGTCGGCGCTGCGGGCGGACGGCGGTGCCGCGGCGAACGGGTGGCTGATGCAGTTCCAGGCCGATCTGCTCGGCATGCCGGTCGAGGTGGCGGCCGAGCGGGAGATGACGGCGCTCGGGGCCGCCGCGCTCGCGGCGGGCGCGCCGCCGAGGCGCCGGCCGGGCCGGGTCTACGAGCCGCGGATGCCGCGCGACCAGGCGGACGCGCTGTACGGCGGCTGGCTGGCTGCCGTACAGCGCGCCCGTACCTGA
- a CDS encoding MMPL family transporter yields MGGWSARRRFTALGLWLLFVVAAIGIGVATGQVNVSDARLGDGESGHINRVIDDAKFHSHAHEMVLVQSSSLTAKDPAFRAGIDRVIAKLHGYREVIDVESPYSPQYAGQISSDGHSALVRFQILGDRETAPDRIQPVMDGIESLGPDSPGLTLRQFGEASAVHVLNDKINADFENARNISLPLTMVILLIAFGALVAAGVPVLLAFSAVLATFGLNAIVSHLIPTVDVAQEVILMIGMAVGVDYSLFYLQRERTEREPTKAADVAAIKAAKLAVKSAKRAGDRQSVAEARAAVKAARAESRANRRRALEIAASTSGQAVLISGFTVMIAMAGMLMAGDATFVALGVASMLVVAAAMVGSLTGLPAVIALLGDRVERGRVASWVTYPVRRIASRGRVRTRQPKGRVWAAVLDRVLRRPAVSAGLAAALLIALAIPAFSLKTETPSFKFLPPNLGVVKTYNAIQKTFPGKGDPATVAIKADDVGSPRVQQAIRDFKRAAVATGQVSLPIDVSTNPAKTVAVLTVPIQGDGANAASQQAIHTLRDRVIPATLGAQLPGADIGVTGDTAGSMDFNDLMQVRTPIVFAFVLGLAFLLMLVTFRSIVIPVKAIILNLLSVGAAYGVLVAVFQHGIGASLLGFHSTGTIANWLPLFLFVILFGLSMDYHVFILSRVKELVDNGMPTEDAVTQGIKDTAGTVTSAAAVMVAVFGIFATLSVLDVKQLGVGAAAAVLIDATVIRAVLLPATMKLLGDWNWYLPAWLDWLPTLTHNGSVEPEPTPAPVSIDPAPAAA; encoded by the coding sequence ATGGGCGGCTGGAGCGCCCGGCGCAGGTTCACCGCGCTGGGGCTCTGGTTGCTGTTCGTGGTCGCGGCCATCGGCATCGGCGTCGCGACCGGGCAGGTCAATGTCTCGGACGCGCGCCTCGGCGACGGCGAGTCCGGCCACATCAACCGCGTCATCGACGATGCCAAGTTCCACAGTCACGCCCACGAGATGGTGCTCGTCCAGTCGTCCTCGCTGACGGCGAAGGACCCCGCCTTCCGGGCGGGCATAGACCGCGTGATCGCCAAGCTGCACGGCTACCGGGAGGTGATCGACGTCGAGAGCCCGTACTCGCCGCAGTATGCCGGCCAGATCAGCAGCGACGGCCACTCGGCGCTCGTGCGGTTCCAGATCTTGGGTGACAGGGAGACCGCCCCCGACCGCATCCAGCCGGTGATGGACGGGATCGAGTCGCTCGGGCCGGACAGCCCCGGCCTGACGCTTCGCCAGTTCGGCGAGGCCTCGGCGGTGCACGTCCTCAACGACAAGATCAACGCGGACTTCGAGAACGCCCGGAACATCTCCCTGCCGCTGACCATGGTGATCCTCCTGATCGCGTTCGGCGCCCTGGTGGCGGCCGGCGTCCCGGTGCTGCTCGCCTTTTCGGCGGTGCTGGCGACGTTCGGTCTGAACGCGATCGTCAGCCACCTGATCCCGACGGTCGACGTGGCGCAGGAGGTCATCCTGATGATCGGCATGGCGGTCGGCGTCGACTACTCGCTGTTCTACCTGCAGCGGGAGCGCACCGAGCGCGAGCCGACGAAGGCGGCCGACGTGGCGGCGATCAAGGCCGCCAAGCTGGCCGTCAAGTCGGCGAAGCGGGCCGGCGATCGCCAGTCCGTGGCCGAGGCGCGCGCGGCGGTCAAGGCCGCGAGGGCGGAGTCGCGGGCAAACCGCCGGCGGGCGCTGGAGATCGCGGCGTCGACCTCCGGCCAGGCGGTGCTCATCTCCGGGTTCACCGTGATGATCGCCATGGCCGGGATGCTGATGGCGGGCGACGCGACGTTCGTCGCTCTCGGCGTGGCCTCCATGCTGGTGGTGGCGGCCGCGATGGTCGGCTCGCTGACCGGCCTGCCCGCCGTGATCGCCCTGCTGGGCGACCGCGTCGAGCGGGGGCGGGTGGCGTCCTGGGTCACCTACCCGGTGCGCCGGATCGCCTCCCGCGGCCGCGTGCGCACCCGGCAGCCGAAGGGCCGCGTCTGGGCAGCCGTGCTCGACCGCGTGCTGCGGCGCCCGGCGGTCTCGGCCGGCCTTGCGGCCGCGCTCCTGATCGCGCTCGCGATCCCGGCGTTCAGCCTCAAGACCGAGACGCCGTCGTTCAAGTTCCTGCCGCCGAACCTGGGTGTGGTGAAGACGTACAACGCCATCCAGAAGACCTTCCCGGGCAAGGGCGACCCCGCCACGGTCGCGATCAAGGCCGACGACGTGGGCTCGCCCCGGGTGCAGCAGGCGATCCGGGACTTCAAGCGGGCCGCGGTCGCCACGGGACAGGTGAGCCTGCCGATCGACGTCAGCACCAACCCGGCCAAGACCGTGGCCGTGCTGACGGTGCCGATCCAGGGTGACGGCGCCAACGCCGCCTCCCAGCAGGCCATCCACACCCTTCGAGACCGGGTGATCCCGGCGACGCTTGGGGCGCAGCTGCCCGGAGCCGACATCGGCGTGACCGGCGACACCGCCGGCTCGATGGACTTCAACGACCTGATGCAGGTGCGCACGCCGATCGTGTTCGCGTTCGTGCTCGGGCTGGCGTTCCTGCTGATGCTGGTGACGTTCCGGTCGATCGTGATCCCGGTGAAGGCGATCATCCTCAACCTGCTGTCGGTCGGCGCCGCCTACGGCGTGCTGGTGGCCGTGTTCCAGCACGGGATCGGGGCGTCGCTGCTGGGGTTCCACTCGACCGGCACGATCGCGAACTGGCTGCCGCTGTTCCTGTTCGTGATCCTGTTCGGGCTGTCGATGGACTACCACGTCTTCATCCTCAGCCGGGTCAAGGAGCTCGTCGACAACGGCATGCCCACCGAGGACGCGGTGACGCAGGGCATCAAGGACACGGCCGGCACGGTGACCAGCGCGGCCGCGGTGATGGTGGCGGTGTTCGGCATCTTCGCCACCCTGTCGGTGCTCGACGTGAAGCAGCTGGGCGTGGGCGCGGCAGCCGCCGTGCTGATCGACGCCACCGTGATCCGGGCGGTGCTGCTGCCCGCCACGATGAAGCTGCTGGGCGACTGGAACTGGTACCTGCCGGCCTGGCTGGACTGGCTCCCGACGCTGACGCACAACGGCTCGGTGGAGCCGGAGCCGACGCCGGCGCCGGTCTCGATCGATCCCGCCCCGGCCGCCGCATAG